In a single window of the Mucilaginibacter defluvii genome:
- a CDS encoding DUF3823 domain-containing protein has translation MRFNFKYIMLVALTVMVAACKKDTKEAPKASFKGRLVYNGTPINVEQNQVPVELYQSGFGKRGAIVGNVTQDGAFSFLLFDGDYKLIIPGVQGPFRWNQTGATRDSMSVNISGDKTMDLEVTPYYLINDVQYTVNGRAVTAAFSVNKIITDANARDIERVTLYVNKTQFVSSNGDENVANNGIAGSAVTGAVNLTATVPTLTPTQGYVFARIGLKIAGVDDMIYSPLQKITL, from the coding sequence ATGAGATTTAATTTCAAATATATCATGTTGGTGGCACTCACCGTAATGGTTGCAGCATGTAAAAAGGACACTAAAGAAGCGCCTAAGGCAAGCTTTAAAGGCAGGCTTGTTTATAACGGCACGCCGATAAATGTTGAGCAAAACCAGGTTCCGGTGGAGCTATATCAAAGTGGTTTTGGCAAGCGTGGCGCTATTGTGGGTAACGTTACGCAGGATGGTGCCTTTTCTTTTCTTTTGTTTGATGGCGATTATAAGCTGATCATCCCCGGAGTGCAAGGTCCTTTCAGGTGGAACCAAACCGGCGCCACCCGCGATTCGATGAGCGTTAATATAAGCGGTGATAAAACCATGGATCTGGAGGTAACGCCTTATTACCTGATAAATGATGTTCAATATACTGTTAACGGCAGGGCGGTTACCGCGGCTTTCTCGGTTAATAAAATAATAACCGATGCTAACGCGCGCGACATTGAAAGAGTTACATTGTATGTAAACAAAACCCAGTTCGTATCAAGCAATGGCGATGAGAACGTAGCAAATAACGGTATTGCGGGCAGCGCTGTTACCGGTGCTGTAAATTTAACGGCTACAGTGCCTACCCTTACGCCAACGCAGGGCTACGTGTTTGCCCGCATAGGGTTAAAAATTGCGGGTGTTGATGACATGATTTACTCGCCATTACAAAAAATAACACTTTAA
- a CDS encoding family 43 glycosylhydrolase, producing MVLKKIIYYLAGLFALCGQAFAQNNGVAHKAPSPLYRDPIYDGAADPIVVYNKDEKQWMMLYTQRRANAQTQDVAYCYGTAIGVATSKDHGQTWAYRGTLKLDFERGTNTFWAPEVIYDKGTYHMFVTYIQGVYSHWGGNARLVHYTSKNLWDWKFLGDLKLDGSIIDPTLMKLPDGKWHIWYKGPNANTYTAESTDLISWKADPRVAIGGPEHEGPKIFRFKNYYWMITDEWHGQRVYRSKDAKTWERQGMVLDKPSHRPEDTPTGAHADVVVTGDHAYIVYFTHPGRKSHQNDGGHDADDAFTYSTKRTSIHVAELEYNDGTLICDRDKPFDFYLP from the coding sequence ATGGTGTTAAAAAAAATAATTTATTATTTGGCAGGCCTGTTCGCATTATGCGGGCAGGCTTTTGCGCAAAATAATGGGGTGGCGCACAAAGCACCGTCGCCCCTGTACCGCGACCCAATATATGACGGCGCGGCCGACCCTATTGTAGTTTATAACAAGGATGAAAAGCAATGGATGATGCTGTACACCCAGCGCAGGGCCAATGCCCAAACGCAGGATGTGGCTTATTGCTATGGTACGGCCATAGGCGTGGCTACCTCAAAAGATCATGGGCAAACATGGGCATACCGCGGTACGCTTAAGTTGGATTTTGAGCGCGGCACCAATACATTTTGGGCACCCGAGGTTATTTATGATAAGGGAACTTACCACATGTTTGTCACCTACATTCAGGGGGTGTACAGCCACTGGGGCGGCAATGCGCGACTGGTACATTACACCAGCAAAAACCTGTGGGACTGGAAATTTCTGGGAGATTTGAAACTCGACGGCAGTATCATCGATCCAACGCTGATGAAATTGCCCGACGGTAAATGGCACATTTGGTACAAAGGCCCTAATGCCAATACCTACACTGCCGAAAGCACTGACCTGATAAGCTGGAAAGCCGACCCGAGAGTAGCCATTGGCGGCCCGGAGCATGAGGGGCCTAAGATATTCAGGTTTAAAAATTATTACTGGATGATAACCGACGAATGGCACGGCCAGCGTGTATACCGTTCAAAGGATGCTAAAACCTGGGAGCGCCAAGGTATGGTGTTGGATAAGCCCAGCCACCGACCTGAAGATACGCCTACCGGTGCACATGCCGATGTGGTAGTAACCGGCGATCATGCCTATATCGTTTACTTTACGCATCCCGGCCGTAAATCGCATCAAAATGATGGCGGCCACGATGCTGACGATGCCTTTACTTATTCAACCAAACGCACATCAATACATGTGGCCGAGCTGGAATACAATGATGGTACATTGATATGCGATAGGGATAAACCATTTGATTTTTATCTGCCTTAA
- a CDS encoding TonB-dependent receptor, with amino-acid sequence MRKNLLLKQGTPSVSNCPPGSLRLLKAMFVFFLVAFFINTTTVFAQTQITGTVVDETNQPLPGVAVRVKGTTIGTATDGQGKFTLTVPANAVIEATFVGYAAQQVTVGTQTNIKISLKSANESLQEVVVTGYGTQKRESITGSIASVTAKDIDRVHGGATVSTTLAGKIPGVTFRMADGRPGASANIQIRNMGAPLYVIDGVQQDAGQFNNLAPNDIESISVLKDASAAIYGVRAANGVVVVTTKKGSGESRINVDAYMGFQNWFRFPDVVRNSYDYARYKADAQMNTSGTTSFTKEEVEKYRIGTERGYQSFDWRDYVLNSNRNAPQNSINVNFTGGTDKVNYYVSATNFYQNSNIGKEYEFGRTNIQSNISAKVANGLRVGVNINGRVESRENPGVPGGDDYFLARFAVLRNTPIERPYANDNPNYLNAINNIESNYAFLNKKISGTYRSDWRVLQTNFNAEYQIPGVKGLTLKGVYSYYIADNVLNNHEYTYDVYRYKPETDTYERAGGATNPWRERDQRKEFNTNMQAQLNYSNTFGKHNVSGTLVAERIKTRSLRNWLHAIPKSNSLPLIEFSTMDRYDDYDLATARVGYIGRFNYNYANKYYLEVSARRDASSLFITNKRVGYFPAVSAGWRITEESFMKNLLGDNSILNDLKFRGSYGLMGDDRYPTDAGRPIVPYFAYLTGYNYAIRDGDNPILAILDDYDTGNDQTLSVSRDKGIPVTTITWSKSKTLNVAADFSLLNNKLNGSVEYFRRVRSGLLIAQEDVLLPSELGYNLPEANLESDLQYGQELSLNYSNKIGKVNYTVGGNVAYTRAKWKDTYKERFFNSWDQYRNQREGRYKSLDWGHEAIGQFESFDQINNYPVNIDGKGNKTLIPGDIIYKDQNGDGRIDQYDERPIGFGYGTQPNINFGFNIALGYKEFDFHADFSGASGYTWFQNWETRWAFQNNGNLNTIFEDRWHRADPYDLNSQWIPGKYPANRDNPGHSGSSNYEVSGQRNSTFWLHNVKQLRVRTLELGYSLPAAVLSKIKIKRARFYVNAYNLFSFDNLKEFGIDPEVVDDNGLQFPQSKVFNFGVNLTF; translated from the coding sequence ATGAGGAAAAATTTACTCTTGAAACAGGGTACACCATCCGTTTCAAACTGCCCGCCGGGTAGCTTGCGGCTTCTCAAAGCCATGTTCGTTTTTTTTCTTGTAGCTTTTTTTATCAACACGACAACTGTATTTGCGCAAACGCAAATTACCGGTACCGTTGTTGATGAAACTAACCAGCCCTTGCCAGGTGTTGCTGTTAGAGTTAAGGGCACAACTATTGGAACAGCTACCGACGGCCAGGGAAAATTTACGCTTACGGTACCGGCAAACGCCGTGATTGAGGCAACATTTGTAGGTTACGCCGCGCAGCAGGTAACCGTAGGTACACAAACAAACATTAAAATTTCACTTAAGTCGGCTAATGAAAGCCTGCAGGAAGTGGTGGTAACCGGCTACGGTACGCAAAAGCGTGAATCTATAACGGGTTCAATCGCATCGGTAACAGCTAAGGATATTGACCGTGTACATGGCGGCGCTACAGTTAGTACCACCCTGGCCGGTAAAATTCCGGGTGTAACATTCCGTATGGCTGATGGCCGTCCGGGTGCGAGCGCCAACATCCAGATCCGTAATATGGGTGCGCCGTTATACGTTATTGATGGTGTTCAGCAGGATGCAGGTCAATTTAATAACCTGGCGCCGAATGACATTGAAAGCATCTCCGTGTTAAAAGATGCCTCGGCGGCAATTTACGGTGTACGTGCGGCAAACGGCGTTGTGGTGGTAACCACCAAAAAGGGATCGGGCGAAAGCCGTATCAATGTTGATGCCTATATGGGCTTTCAAAACTGGTTCCGTTTTCCGGATGTGGTGCGTAACTCATATGACTACGCGCGTTATAAGGCTGATGCGCAAATGAACACCTCAGGTACAACTTCTTTTACTAAAGAAGAAGTTGAAAAATACCGTATTGGTACGGAGCGCGGCTATCAAAGTTTTGACTGGCGCGATTATGTTTTAAACAGCAACCGCAACGCGCCGCAAAACTCCATAAACGTAAACTTTACCGGCGGAACGGATAAGGTAAATTATTATGTATCGGCAACCAACTTTTACCAAAATTCAAACATTGGTAAGGAGTATGAATTTGGCCGTACCAACATTCAATCGAACATTAGCGCTAAGGTAGCTAACGGCTTACGTGTCGGCGTAAATATTAACGGACGTGTAGAAAGCCGCGAAAACCCGGGCGTACCGGGTGGTGATGACTACTTTTTAGCCCGTTTCGCCGTTTTACGTAACACGCCTATTGAAAGGCCTTACGCTAACGACAATCCTAATTACCTGAATGCTATTAACAATATTGAGTCAAACTATGCTTTTCTCAACAAGAAAATTTCAGGCACTTACCGTAGCGACTGGAGGGTATTGCAAACCAACTTTAATGCTGAATACCAAATACCTGGCGTAAAAGGCTTAACGCTTAAAGGTGTATACTCTTACTATATAGCCGACAACGTTTTGAATAACCACGAATATACGTATGACGTTTACAGGTACAAACCGGAAACAGATACTTACGAAAGGGCTGGTGGAGCTACTAACCCATGGCGAGAGCGCGATCAGCGTAAGGAGTTTAACACCAATATGCAGGCGCAGTTGAACTATAGCAACACCTTTGGCAAGCACAACGTTTCGGGTACTTTAGTTGCTGAGCGTATTAAAACCCGCAGTCTGCGTAATTGGTTACACGCTATACCAAAATCAAATAGCCTACCGCTAATCGAGTTCTCCACTATGGACCGTTATGATGATTACGATCTGGCGACTGCGCGGGTAGGGTATATCGGCCGTTTTAACTACAATTATGCTAATAAGTATTATTTAGAGGTTTCAGCAAGGCGCGATGCGTCATCATTATTTATCACTAATAAACGTGTAGGCTATTTCCCGGCTGTATCAGCCGGCTGGCGTATCACCGAAGAATCATTCATGAAGAATTTGCTCGGTGACAACAGCATACTGAATGATTTAAAATTTAGAGGATCATATGGTTTAATGGGTGATGACAGGTATCCTACTGATGCAGGTCGTCCCATTGTGCCATATTTTGCTTATCTGACTGGTTATAATTACGCTATACGTGACGGTGATAATCCTATTCTGGCTATTCTTGATGATTATGACACAGGTAACGATCAAACCCTAAGCGTTTCTAGGGATAAAGGAATACCAGTTACAACTATTACCTGGTCAAAAAGTAAAACTTTAAACGTTGCCGCTGATTTTAGTTTACTAAATAACAAGTTAAACGGTTCCGTAGAGTATTTTCGCCGTGTACGCAGTGGGTTGCTAATAGCACAGGAAGATGTGCTTTTGCCTTCAGAACTGGGATATAACTTGCCCGAGGCGAACTTGGAAAGTGATCTGCAATATGGCCAGGAATTATCGCTTAATTACAGCAATAAAATTGGTAAGGTAAATTATACTGTTGGTGGTAACGTTGCCTACACTCGTGCAAAATGGAAAGATACCTATAAAGAGCGCTTCTTTAACTCATGGGATCAGTATCGCAACCAACGTGAAGGTCGGTATAAAAGTTTAGATTGGGGACATGAGGCTATTGGCCAATTTGAATCGTTTGATCAAATCAATAATTACCCTGTGAACATTGATGGCAAGGGTAACAAAACACTTATCCCTGGCGATATCATTTATAAAGATCAAAATGGCGATGGCAGGATCGATCAATATGATGAGAGACCGATTGGCTTTGGTTATGGTACGCAACCCAATATTAACTTCGGTTTTAACATCGCTTTAGGATACAAAGAGTTTGATTTTCACGCTGATTTTTCAGGCGCATCAGGCTATACCTGGTTCCAGAACTGGGAAACCCGTTGGGCATTCCAGAATAATGGCAACCTTAACACCATATTCGAGGATAGATGGCACAGGGCTGATCCGTATGATCTGAATAGCCAATGGATTCCGGGTAAATACCCTGCAAACCGCGATAACCCGGGCCACTCGGGCAGTAGCAACTATGAAGTTTCCGGTCAGCGTAATTCAACATTCTGGTTACATAACGTAAAACAGTTACGGGTACGTACGCTTGAATTAGGTTACAGCCTACCAGCGGCTGTGCTTTCAAAAATTAAAATTAAAAGAGCAAGGTTTTATGTGAACGCCTACAATTTATTCTCATTTGATAATCTCAAAGAGTTTGGAATTGACCCGGAGGTTGTAGACGACAATGGTTTGCAGTTTCCGCAAAGTAAAGTGTTCAATTTCGGTGTTAACCTAACCTTTTAA
- a CDS encoding RagB/SusD family nutrient uptake outer membrane protein, which produces MKKILIMSISAVLLITASCKDNNYLDIEPRDVVPTDKMFSDPALVLSVVADLYQRQLDFSSLDNGWASFADFSEAFPSENGSSFFVQRTSWGWGEWGTWDYGYIRDINLFIERATASTLKEEDKKIFIAEGRFLRAAYYFELVKRMGGVPLITKSLTYEGDALSLQTPRSKESEVYDFIISELEAIKSDLPALVNIKSRATRAAALAMESRAALYAASIAKYGAQRTPNVTLPGDEVGIPATMANAYYQKALAAAEAIISGEAGAYSLYRANSIDLSDNFAAIFTDKSDANKESIFIEDFKVGTNKVHSFTVNNQPYSRSEEGADAGRLNPSLNIVQAFEKLDNTYAPIPTVNASGDPIYYTNQQDIFAGRDARLAGTVMLPGSVFKGAAIDVRAGYQNAAGDFISTGTLPGSSTPAVGLDGPADGLEFRTQTGFYIRKYLDPVTGSGRRGRRSDVPFIRYRYAEVLLNASEAAFELGDKGKALGYINQVRNRAGLTTPLNDLTFDRIVHERRVELVFEGHTLFDMKRWRLAHIVWDGANMTVADLKSDIGSATKHNTQPFSLWPYLYQNPGSPNHNKWMFREVKLGRVTGANRFQSGNYYSQINDDILSRNPKIVKQPNQ; this is translated from the coding sequence ATGAAAAAGATATTGATAATGAGTATAAGTGCTGTACTGTTGATTACGGCATCGTGTAAAGACAATAATTACCTCGACATTGAACCCAGGGATGTTGTTCCGACAGATAAAATGTTTTCTGACCCCGCATTGGTATTGTCGGTGGTTGCAGATCTATACCAACGGCAACTTGATTTTTCGAGCTTAGACAATGGTTGGGCAAGCTTTGCTGATTTTAGTGAGGCATTCCCGTCCGAGAACGGAAGCTCATTTTTTGTGCAGCGTACCAGCTGGGGCTGGGGTGAGTGGGGTACATGGGATTACGGCTATATACGTGATATAAATTTGTTTATAGAGCGAGCCACGGCATCAACACTTAAGGAAGAAGATAAAAAGATATTCATAGCCGAGGGGCGGTTTTTACGGGCCGCTTATTACTTTGAATTGGTTAAACGAATGGGTGGCGTGCCCCTTATCACCAAGTCGTTAACATACGAAGGAGATGCGCTGAGTTTGCAAACCCCGAGATCAAAGGAATCTGAAGTTTATGATTTTATAATAAGTGAACTGGAAGCAATAAAAAGCGATCTGCCGGCGCTGGTTAACATTAAATCCAGGGCTACCAGAGCAGCAGCTCTTGCGATGGAGTCGAGAGCCGCACTATATGCAGCCTCTATTGCAAAGTATGGAGCACAAAGAACACCTAACGTTACCTTGCCGGGTGATGAGGTTGGCATACCTGCAACAATGGCTAACGCATATTATCAAAAAGCATTAGCCGCTGCTGAAGCCATTATTAGTGGCGAAGCTGGGGCTTACTCGTTATACAGAGCTAATTCCATTGATTTATCAGATAATTTCGCTGCAATTTTTACTGATAAAAGTGATGCTAACAAAGAAAGTATATTTATTGAGGATTTTAAGGTCGGCACTAATAAGGTACATAGCTTCACCGTTAATAACCAGCCTTACTCACGTTCTGAAGAAGGCGCTGATGCGGGCCGTTTAAATCCGTCACTTAACATAGTACAGGCCTTCGAAAAACTGGATAACACCTATGCGCCGATACCTACAGTTAATGCGAGCGGCGATCCGATCTATTATACCAACCAACAAGACATATTTGCCGGCCGCGACGCGCGTTTAGCAGGTACAGTCATGTTACCAGGTTCGGTATTTAAAGGCGCTGCCATTGATGTGAGAGCCGGTTACCAAAATGCTGCCGGAGATTTTATCTCAACCGGAACGCTGCCGGGTTCGTCTACACCTGCGGTTGGTTTAGACGGTCCTGCAGATGGTTTGGAGTTCCGTACACAAACCGGTTTTTATATTCGGAAGTATCTTGATCCGGTTACCGGTTCGGGCCGTCGTGGTCGTAGAAGCGATGTGCCTTTTATACGCTACCGTTATGCGGAAGTATTATTAAACGCAAGTGAGGCCGCTTTTGAGCTTGGAGATAAGGGAAAAGCGCTTGGTTACATTAATCAGGTACGCAACCGTGCCGGTTTAACAACTCCGCTCAATGATCTTACTTTTGACCGTATAGTGCACGAACGCCGGGTTGAACTGGTGTTTGAAGGCCACACTTTGTTTGATATGAAACGTTGGAGGCTGGCACACATTGTATGGGATGGCGCTAACATGACGGTTGCTGATTTAAAAAGCGACATCGGCTCAGCAACCAAGCATAATACACAACCATTTAGCTTGTGGCCTTACCTGTACCAAAATCCGGGTAGTCCAAACCATAATAAATGGATGTTCAGGGAAGTTAAACTGGGTAGGGTAACTGGTGCCAACAGGTTTCAATCAGGTAATTATTATTCGCAAATAAATGATGATATATTATCGCGAAACCCTAAGATTGTTAAACAGCCGAATCAATAA
- a CDS encoding SRPBCC family protein — protein sequence MKNTNSNAITVQATTNAPAEKVWTYWNAPEHITKWCQASADWHAPYAENDLRPDGKFKTTMAAKDGSFSFDFEGVYTEVEPYKLISYTMADGRMVTVEFDEKDNTTTVTETFDPENTNPIEMQRGGWQAILDNFKQYAEEN from the coding sequence ATGAAAAACACAAACAGCAACGCGATTACCGTACAGGCCACCACTAACGCGCCTGCCGAAAAAGTTTGGACATACTGGAATGCTCCTGAACATATTACTAAATGGTGCCAGGCATCGGCAGACTGGCATGCGCCTTATGCCGAGAATGACCTGCGCCCGGATGGCAAATTCAAAACCACCATGGCAGCAAAGGACGGCAGTTTCAGTTTCGACTTTGAGGGCGTCTATACCGAAGTCGAGCCTTACAAACTGATCAGTTACACGATGGCCGACGGACGTATGGTTACTGTTGAGTTTGACGAAAAAGATAATACCACTACGGTAACTGAAACCTTTGATCCGGAAAATACTAATCCTATTGAAATGCAACGTGGCGGCTGGCAGGCTATTTTAGATAACTTTAAGCAATATGCGGAGGAGAATTAA
- a CDS encoding glycoside hydrolase family 2 protein: MRKFLSAAVITLSACVTANAQQGQWHLIKDRIVTPWAEKVDPKNPLPEYPRPMLVRSNNWKNLNGLWSYAITPKNASTPTKYEGSILVPFAAESALSGVGRTVGKDSLLWYKNTINVPSSMKGKEVLLHFGAVDWRTEVFVNGKSAGKHEGGFDPFSFNITPFLKGGSKQDIVVRVWDPTNDGPQPTGKQMKKPEGIWYTPVTGIWQTVWLEAVPKSYIVSTKQTPDIDAHTITISADIAGKQAGDNLKIEVLDGKTVVAQKQQNAGEAAVITLKNEKLWSPESPNLYNLKITLLRNNKAVDAITSYFAMRKISMAPDANGIQRMMLNNKFVFQYGPLDQGWWPDGLYTPPTYEAMIYDIDQLKKMGFNMIRKHIKVEPATYYTYCDKVGMLLWQDMPSGDLGNGWENRPGVLDHGSDKQRTPESEGYYRKEWTAIMDVLHNYPSIVVWTPFNEAWGQFKTVEITEWTMKKDPSRLVNSASGGNFYQTGHIIDLHNYPHPAMPAPDVFGQKRILVLGEFGGLGLPLDGHTWQKKNWGYQTFKNSDEMFEKYASFTKRIAELIPLGLSAAVYTQTTDVEGETNGFMTYDRAVDKMPVNKLHEVNTKLYDPSLVK, encoded by the coding sequence ATGAGAAAATTTTTATCCGCAGCGGTAATTACCTTATCGGCTTGCGTAACGGCTAATGCCCAGCAGGGGCAATGGCATCTGATTAAAGATCGCATTGTTACCCCCTGGGCCGAAAAGGTTGACCCTAAAAACCCGCTGCCTGAGTACCCACGCCCTATGCTGGTACGCAGCAACAACTGGAAAAACCTTAACGGCCTTTGGAGTTATGCCATTACGCCTAAAAACGCATCGACCCCAACCAAGTACGAAGGCAGTATTTTGGTGCCGTTCGCTGCCGAGTCGGCATTGTCAGGCGTTGGCCGTACCGTGGGTAAAGATAGTTTGCTGTGGTATAAAAATACGATCAACGTGCCATCATCAATGAAGGGCAAAGAGGTGCTGCTGCACTTTGGCGCGGTTGACTGGCGAACCGAGGTGTTTGTGAACGGCAAAAGCGCCGGCAAGCATGAGGGTGGTTTTGATCCGTTCTCATTCAACATTACACCATTCCTGAAAGGTGGCTCAAAGCAGGATATCGTGGTACGCGTGTGGGACCCAACCAATGACGGCCCCCAGCCAACCGGCAAGCAAATGAAAAAGCCCGAAGGTATATGGTACACTCCGGTAACCGGTATCTGGCAAACGGTTTGGCTGGAAGCTGTGCCAAAATCATACATCGTATCAACCAAGCAAACACCTGATATTGATGCGCATACCATCACCATATCGGCTGATATTGCCGGTAAGCAAGCCGGTGATAACCTGAAGATAGAAGTATTGGATGGTAAAACCGTTGTAGCTCAAAAGCAGCAAAACGCGGGCGAAGCAGCCGTTATCACGCTGAAGAATGAAAAGCTTTGGTCGCCGGAGAGCCCTAACCTGTATAACTTAAAGATCACCCTGCTACGTAATAACAAAGCAGTTGACGCGATCACCAGCTATTTTGCCATGCGCAAAATATCAATGGCGCCCGATGCCAATGGCATTCAACGTATGATGCTGAACAATAAATTTGTGTTTCAGTATGGCCCGCTTGACCAGGGCTGGTGGCCTGATGGCTTGTATACGCCGCCAACTTACGAGGCGATGATATACGATATCGATCAGCTTAAAAAAATGGGCTTTAACATGATACGTAAGCACATTAAGGTTGAGCCTGCTACTTATTACACTTATTGCGATAAAGTAGGTATGCTGCTATGGCAGGATATGCCAAGCGGCGACCTTGGTAACGGCTGGGAAAACCGTCCGGGTGTGCTGGATCATGGGAGTGATAAGCAACGTACGCCTGAATCAGAAGGCTATTATCGTAAGGAGTGGACCGCCATTATGGACGTGCTGCATAACTACCCGAGCATAGTGGTATGGACGCCATTCAACGAGGCGTGGGGCCAGTTTAAAACCGTTGAAATTACCGAATGGACGATGAAGAAAGATCCTTCACGTCTGGTGAACAGCGCCAGCGGTGGTAACTTCTATCAAACCGGTCATATTATCGATTTACATAACTACCCGCACCCGGCTATGCCTGCGCCTGATGTTTTCGGACAGAAACGCATTTTGGTTTTGGGCGAGTTTGGCGGTCTGGGTTTACCGCTTGATGGCCATACCTGGCAGAAAAAGAACTGGGGTTATCAAACCTTCAAAAACTCTGATGAGATGTTCGAGAAATATGCTTCGTTTACTAAGCGTATTGCCGAGTTGATTCCCCTGGGTCTTTCAGCAGCGGTATACACCCAAACAACCGATGTTGAGGGCGAAACCAATGGCTTTATGACTTATGACCGCGCGGTTGATAAAATGCCGGTTAATAAGTTGCACGAAGTAAACACTAAGCTATATGACCCTTCGCTGGTTAAATAA
- a CDS encoding LytTR family DNA-binding domain-containing protein — translation MIRCLVVDDEPLALNILEDYIAKMPFLQLVKATTNPIEALTLVQSGEADLVFLDVQMPELTGIQFLKIANGKAKVILTTAYPQYALEGYELDVVDYLLKPIAFDRFYKAVQKAQGIINPAAATSTPVPAAAPVQQQPDFLSDFIFVKTEHKIQKLYLHDILFIEGLKDYISIFTTNERIITLQNMKKMEDALPEKHFIRVHRSYIVSLDKIDSIERSRIFIGDKIIPVGDTYRDDFFRIIDGKNV, via the coding sequence ATGATACGGTGCCTGGTTGTTGATGACGAGCCTTTGGCTTTAAACATACTTGAGGATTATATTGCTAAAATGCCTTTTTTACAATTGGTAAAGGCCACTACCAATCCTATTGAAGCGCTTACGCTGGTACAAAGCGGTGAGGCCGACCTGGTTTTTCTGGACGTGCAAATGCCTGAACTTACCGGTATACAGTTTTTAAAGATTGCCAATGGCAAGGCTAAGGTGATTTTGACTACGGCTTACCCGCAATACGCATTAGAGGGCTACGAATTGGACGTGGTTGACTACCTGTTAAAACCCATCGCTTTCGACCGTTTTTACAAGGCGGTACAAAAGGCCCAGGGTATTATTAACCCTGCCGCAGCGACAAGTACACCGGTGCCCGCGGCAGCGCCGGTACAGCAGCAGCCTGACTTTTTAAGCGATTTCATCTTTGTAAAAACCGAGCATAAAATACAGAAGCTATACCTGCACGATATTTTGTTTATTGAGGGGTTGAAGGATTATATCTCCATCTTTACTACCAACGAGCGTATTATCACCCTGCAAAATATGAAGAAGATGGAGGATGCCTTGCCTGAAAAGCATTTTATACGTGTGCATCGCTCATACATCGTATCGTTAGATAAAATTGACAGCATCGAGCGTAGTCGTATCTTCATCGGCGATAAGATCATCCCGGTGGGAGATACTTACCGTGACGATTTTTTCAGGATAATTGACGGGAAGAACGTTTAA
- a CDS encoding lysophospholipid acyltransferase family protein: MRKFLGYILSPFAITAFFLVLVIFQPIQWINYKVFGYSAHKKSVDALNFCLLSTYYILFNSVKFVNKQNLPQGRPMIIMANHQSLIDIPPMIYFFRKHHAKFISKIELAKGIPSISYNLRVGGGANIDRKDPRQSITELVKLGTRMKEKGWSAMIFPEGTRSKDGHVKTFQSAGIATLLKKCPNALLVPVAINKSWEMVRYGLFPLNTFTPMTWEVLEPIEPGTAPVDELVKLAEERIRQKVG; encoded by the coding sequence ATGAGAAAGTTTTTAGGATACATCCTTTCACCCTTTGCCATTACCGCGTTTTTTCTGGTGCTGGTCATTTTTCAGCCAATCCAATGGATAAACTATAAGGTATTTGGCTATTCAGCTCATAAAAAATCTGTTGACGCGCTTAACTTTTGTTTACTGAGCACTTATTATATATTGTTCAATTCGGTAAAATTTGTCAATAAGCAAAACCTGCCGCAAGGCCGGCCAATGATCATTATGGCCAATCACCAAAGTTTAATCGATATACCGCCGATGATCTACTTCTTCAGGAAGCATCACGCTAAATTTATCTCCAAAATTGAGCTGGCTAAGGGGATACCATCCATATCATACAACCTGCGGGTAGGTGGCGGCGCAAATATTGACCGTAAGGATCCGCGGCAATCCATCACCGAGCTGGTGAAGCTGGGTACCCGCATGAAAGAAAAAGGCTGGTCGGCCATGATATTCCCTGAAGGCACACGCTCAAAGGATGGCCATGTAAAAACTTTTCAATCCGCAGGTATAGCAACCTTATTAAAAAAATGCCCGAACGCGTTATTGGTACCTGTAGCCATCAATAAATCGTGGGAGATGGTGCGTTATGGACTGTTCCCTTTAAATACCTTTACCCCCATGACGTGGGAAGTACTTGAACCCATTGAACCCGGCACCGCACCCGTTGATGAGTTGGTAAAGCTTGCGGAGGAACGTATAAGACAAAAGGTGGGCTAA